The Carnobacterium divergens genome includes a window with the following:
- a CDS encoding glycoside hydrolase, whose product MKKFGVYLSLAMISLSLPACSLANSKEAGTVDAAVVNKEVEKNKSYAKKDFDFDVVPETFQVAITENGTKEIVAQPLEAKKVTDLKKEKKQISWTYPTEQIHVDIQKKANHLAISITSSDKEDRTFNWPKLDATNYTLPIAEGKTIPNDQKDWLAYFKQNDELAMSESFSMNFFTTNQQKFATTFVMDNTFDSDLIAQTEPHLTLENAHHFIGFNPNKTLNYRLYVTDNDPVAIAKTYQMDRMERGEFKTLDEKAEKNPEIKKMAGAIQVYYWNNRILNTEDIKWNKLPDKVDEPIFKWIGELLDQYGEDGSEEYLNALAAFKNHEGYTFEKNTILTAINYTLLYPQFYNDAIFKNPDKIAQQLLDKGIDSLSEQERYTLNKHLLAGVLSDLTPELNSWGQASSTDVLKDMKASGIENAWIGLPNWANGLMNPTMVKTANDQGYLVGPYDSYQSIQENASIDWNTASFPNKDLYEQATVSKKNGDKVAGFLGKGRKLNPTLIFPDVKERFTGIVKNKIPFNSWFLDTDAAGEIYNDYSKDHLTTKSEDVAGRLQRMDYFDQQGMVVGSEGGNDFASKEMVFAHGLETPVIMWSDPDMRENKDSPYYVGSYAALDGGIPSKYNKVVPIKEEYKAIYTDPVYSLPLYKLVYNRSVITSHHWEWDSYKIKDQVSERRMTEYLYNTPPMAHLDKASWEEHKADLSQNAKTWAPFQKATLQHEMTDFSMLTADRLVQKTQFGDKLSVIANFSDTDYEANGVKVAAQTALVLNDGKETVIKGD is encoded by the coding sequence ATGAAAAAATTTGGAGTGTATTTAAGTTTAGCAATGATTTCACTGTCATTACCCGCTTGTAGTTTGGCAAATTCAAAAGAAGCTGGAACGGTTGACGCTGCTGTCGTAAACAAAGAGGTCGAAAAAAATAAATCCTACGCGAAAAAGGATTTTGATTTTGACGTTGTTCCTGAAACCTTTCAAGTAGCCATCACAGAAAATGGAACGAAGGAAATTGTTGCACAACCTTTGGAAGCTAAGAAAGTTACCGATTTAAAAAAAGAGAAAAAACAGATTAGTTGGACTTATCCAACCGAACAAATCCACGTTGACATTCAGAAAAAAGCGAATCATCTGGCTATTTCCATCACAAGTTCAGATAAAGAAGACCGCACCTTTAATTGGCCAAAGCTAGACGCAACAAACTATACGTTGCCTATCGCTGAAGGAAAGACCATTCCCAATGACCAAAAAGATTGGCTGGCCTATTTTAAACAAAACGACGAATTAGCTATGAGTGAGTCTTTTTCAATGAACTTTTTCACAACCAATCAACAAAAATTCGCTACTACTTTTGTGATGGACAATACTTTTGATAGTGACTTGATTGCTCAAACAGAGCCTCATTTAACACTTGAAAATGCGCATCATTTTATTGGGTTTAATCCAAATAAAACCTTGAATTATCGTTTATATGTAACCGATAATGATCCTGTTGCAATTGCCAAAACCTATCAAATGGACCGGATGGAGCGTGGGGAATTTAAAACCCTTGATGAAAAAGCTGAAAAAAATCCGGAAATCAAAAAAATGGCAGGTGCGATTCAAGTTTATTATTGGAACAATCGTATTTTAAATACCGAAGATATCAAATGGAACAAGCTTCCCGATAAAGTCGACGAACCTATTTTTAAATGGATTGGCGAACTATTGGATCAATACGGCGAAGATGGTTCCGAAGAATATTTAAATGCGTTAGCTGCCTTTAAAAATCATGAAGGGTATACATTTGAAAAAAATACTATTTTAACAGCGATTAATTATACTTTGCTTTATCCTCAATTTTACAACGACGCTATTTTTAAAAATCCTGATAAGATAGCTCAACAGTTACTGGATAAAGGAATTGATTCCCTGAGTGAACAAGAACGCTACACGCTAAATAAACATTTATTAGCTGGGGTTCTTTCGGATTTGACACCAGAACTTAATTCATGGGGACAAGCTTCTTCTACGGATGTTTTAAAAGATATGAAAGCCAGTGGCATTGAAAATGCTTGGATTGGTTTGCCAAATTGGGCGAATGGCTTGATGAATCCAACGATGGTTAAAACAGCAAATGACCAAGGCTACTTAGTTGGCCCCTATGATTCTTATCAATCGATTCAAGAAAATGCAAGTATTGACTGGAACACAGCTTCTTTCCCTAATAAAGACCTTTACGAGCAAGCAACGGTTTCCAAAAAAAATGGGGACAAAGTGGCTGGTTTCTTAGGTAAAGGACGTAAGCTAAATCCAACGCTTATTTTCCCAGATGTCAAAGAGCGCTTTACTGGCATCGTTAAAAATAAAATTCCCTTTAATTCTTGGTTTTTAGATACCGATGCTGCAGGTGAAATTTATAATGATTACAGTAAAGATCACTTAACAACTAAAAGCGAAGATGTCGCTGGACGTTTACAACGAATGGATTATTTCGATCAACAAGGAATGGTCGTTGGCTCTGAGGGGGGAAATGATTTTGCCTCAAAAGAAATGGTTTTTGCTCATGGATTAGAAACACCCGTCATTATGTGGTCAGATCCTGATATGCGTGAAAATAAAGACAGCCCCTATTATGTTGGAAGTTACGCTGCTCTTGATGGCGGCATCCCTAGCAAATACAATAAAGTAGTCCCTATCAAAGAAGAATATAAAGCTATTTACACAGATCCAGTTTATTCGCTACCACTGTATAAACTTGTCTACAATCGCTCTGTTATTACATCTCATCATTGGGAATGGGATAGCTACAAAATCAAGGATCAAGTTAGCGAGCGTCGTATGACAGAATATTTATATAACACGCCACCGATGGCCCATTTAGATAAAGCGAGCTGGGAAGAACATAAAGCTGATTTAAGCCAAAATGCTAAAACTTGGGCGCCGTTCCAAAAAGCAACTTTACAACATGAAATGACTGATTTCAGTATGTTAACAGCGGATCGTTTAGTCCAAAAAACACAATTTGGAGATAAACTGTCTGTCATCGCTAATTTTTCTGATACTGATTATGAGGCTAATGGTGTGAAGGTTGCTGCTCAAACCGCTCTTGTTCTAAATGATGGAAAAGAAACAGTGATTAAAGGAGACTAA
- a CDS encoding helix-turn-helix domain-containing protein, which yields MTYGELIREIRIKKNITQKYLYQSIMSKSYAIRFEQGKHDISFFLFNQILEKIPMEVDEFLYIYNHYHESQSEAFYNEYGHYGNINDITGLVNLKNKISNAVDNNQVNLKIAELTARIDQLNDYNETGIYRKEKIDEQALNLIMTHLETIQDWTIDELRFLANTIDYIDYKERLDYFKLLLPKMRKYKDFGRGKKVICTLLVNSTREAMMLLDIETAKILLKELDYFSNGIEELFFRISYFYYMGLMLIYEDKLLDGEKKVNNAIDTLENLEFHYQANLFKETYTQFKKIVAMQEH from the coding sequence TTGACATACGGTGAGTTAATTCGAGAAATTAGAATTAAAAAAAATATAACGCAAAAATACTTATATCAATCGATTATGTCAAAATCATATGCGATTCGATTTGAACAAGGAAAACATGACATTTCGTTTTTTTTATTCAATCAAATTTTAGAAAAAATCCCAATGGAAGTAGATGAATTTCTATATATTTACAATCATTACCATGAGTCTCAATCAGAAGCTTTTTATAATGAATACGGACATTACGGAAATATAAATGATATTACGGGTCTAGTGAACTTGAAAAATAAAATCAGCAACGCAGTTGATAACAATCAGGTTAACTTAAAAATAGCTGAACTGACTGCTCGAATCGATCAACTAAATGATTATAATGAGACTGGGATATATAGAAAAGAAAAGATAGATGAACAAGCCTTAAATCTAATTATGACTCATTTAGAGACTATACAAGATTGGACAATCGACGAACTGCGCTTTTTAGCCAACACGATTGACTATATTGATTATAAAGAGAGACTCGATTATTTTAAGTTGCTGCTTCCAAAAATGAGGAAATATAAAGATTTTGGAAGAGGAAAAAAAGTTATCTGTACATTACTAGTCAATTCTACTCGTGAAGCCATGATGTTGCTTGATATTGAAACGGCTAAAATCCTTTTGAAAGAGTTAGATTATTTTTCTAACGGAATTGAAGAACTGTTTTTTAGAATTAGTTATTTTTATTACATGGGCTTAATGTTAATTTATGAAGATAAGTTGCTTGATGGTGAAAAAAAAGTAAACAACGCCATCGATACTTTAGAAAATTTGGAATTCCATTATCAAGCCAATTTGTTTAAAGAAACCTATACTCAATTTAAAAAAATAGTTGCTATGCAGGAACACTAA
- a CDS encoding CPBP family intramembrane glutamic endopeptidase, protein MYELKENKLSGRRMIIGSLLLLIGFIFLMVYSWAWWGLFVGGAIAWIIVFGATGRESFHFPKKLWVIPLGVLLYFVVGIVFGTLAKALGLHWASSPAVGHLNELILMLPIMLMGEELLGIGILEVARKKGLSLTTSTLISAVIFGLLHVIPYWDGSLFSTLLHVLLLQGVARIIFNFIYLKTGNSIWGSWVAHMLVDIIALFVAQSIMVGMI, encoded by the coding sequence ATGTATGAATTAAAAGAAAATAAGTTATCTGGAAGAAGAATGATTATTGGTTCTCTGCTATTATTGATAGGCTTTATCTTCCTTATGGTTTACAGTTGGGCTTGGTGGGGACTATTTGTTGGAGGAGCGATCGCTTGGATAATTGTTTTTGGTGCTACTGGACGTGAATCGTTTCATTTTCCAAAAAAATTGTGGGTTATTCCATTAGGTGTTCTGCTTTATTTTGTGGTTGGAATCGTCTTCGGCACACTTGCAAAAGCACTTGGACTACATTGGGCAAGTAGTCCCGCAGTTGGTCATCTTAACGAACTTATCCTCATGCTTCCTATTATGTTAATGGGAGAAGAGTTGTTGGGCATAGGTATTTTAGAAGTGGCACGAAAAAAAGGACTGTCCTTAACTACCAGTACACTAATAAGTGCTGTAATTTTTGGTTTACTGCATGTGATTCCATATTGGGATGGCAGTCTATTTTCAACCTTATTGCATGTTTTACTTTTGCAAGGTGTTGCTAGAATTATTTTTAATTTCATTTATTTGAAAACAGGAAATAGTATATGGGGCTCTTGGGTAGCCCATATGCTAGTAGATATCATTGCATTATTTGTGGCACAATCTATAATGGTAGGTATGATATAA
- a CDS encoding histidine kinase N-terminal domain-containing protein — MNQKIYDYLKKHDLEFIDYWVNEYYIHSNEHTLRASEKDYLIEYRKECLFLFQASLDTQMKKTNLSDICQGIGEDRAAMNTPFKEVYFNFFEYSKAMLEFLIQHKKEEKIAVSYEELLEYMLLVRKHETENSYAIYSGYMDYTFKAVL; from the coding sequence ATGAATCAGAAAATCTACGACTACTTAAAAAAACACGATTTAGAATTTATTGATTATTGGGTAAATGAATATTACATTCACTCAAATGAACATACACTAAGAGCTTCTGAGAAGGACTACTTAATTGAATATCGAAAAGAATGTTTGTTTTTATTTCAGGCCAGTTTAGATACGCAGATGAAAAAAACGAATTTATCAGATATCTGTCAAGGAATAGGGGAAGACCGCGCTGCAATGAACACACCCTTTAAGGAAGTTTATTTTAATTTTTTCGAGTATTCAAAAGCGATGCTTGAGTTTTTAATTCAACATAAAAAAGAAGAAAAAATAGCTGTAAGTTATGAAGAATTACTAGAATACATGTTATTAGTACGCAAGCACGAAACAGAAAATTCTTATGCCATCTATTCAGGCTATATGGACTATACATTTAAAGCAGTATTATAG
- a CDS encoding sensor histidine kinase — protein sequence MNFKKISTTLTVTLSSILIASFILMFLLNTLILPHYYFSKMEDKVSQVMTSIKALPDTKRTTDALNQLENTQQVTILKLKNDPAHIDEFNEALNTQLNRKRVALNRFWITEDTLNQLQKSPSSIQRNFDQGKQKSSFLVEMAMIKDTFYLVGVSTVDFTETVEIINTFNLISLSVTLLIIIVLIYFSAKKITDPLVKLKTIAEEISTLTFVTTTDIPSNEIGELAISINKMSHALARYQQNLLATNKQLKQFTADLTHELKTPIAVIKAYGSGIEDGLDDGTYLSVILQQTQRLNEIVDQMLTYAKLESQPLQKTSLQLSECWNQSVMALTPMMKKEQLLLLEAKTDHPLPAIEADPALIKRVFDNLLTNSIKYTTDKEIQVTWRETATLIEFSISNQTNLPTGFDVDKLWEAFYVYEKSRNKDLSGTGLGLPIVKSIMEEHGFSIEAKLVHHLLVFTLTFHKNETKNR from the coding sequence ATGAACTTTAAAAAAATAAGCACTACGTTAACCGTGACCCTATCGTCGATTTTAATTGCTAGTTTTATTTTAATGTTTCTCCTCAACACCTTGATTTTGCCTCACTACTATTTTTCAAAAATGGAAGATAAAGTAAGTCAGGTGATGACATCTATTAAAGCCTTGCCTGATACAAAAAGAACAACAGATGCATTAAATCAGCTAGAAAATACTCAACAAGTAACGATTTTAAAGTTAAAAAACGACCCTGCCCACATTGATGAGTTTAATGAAGCTTTAAATACACAACTTAATCGCAAAAGAGTTGCCTTAAATCGGTTTTGGATTACTGAAGACACATTGAATCAGTTACAAAAAAGTCCCTCTTCCATCCAAAGAAATTTCGATCAAGGAAAACAAAAATCAAGCTTCTTAGTAGAGATGGCAATGATAAAGGACACTTTTTATCTCGTTGGCGTTTCAACTGTCGACTTTACAGAAACCGTTGAAATTATTAATACTTTTAATTTAATCTCTTTAAGCGTGACCTTGCTCATCATTATTGTCTTAATTTATTTTTCTGCAAAAAAAATAACCGATCCTTTAGTTAAATTAAAAACCATTGCTGAAGAAATTTCAACGTTAACTTTTGTTACAACGACTGATATTCCTAGCAATGAAATTGGTGAATTAGCCATCAGCATCAATAAAATGAGTCACGCACTTGCTCGTTACCAACAAAATTTATTAGCTACTAATAAACAATTAAAGCAATTTACAGCGGATTTAACCCATGAATTAAAAACGCCGATTGCAGTGATTAAAGCCTATGGTTCAGGAATTGAAGACGGTTTAGATGATGGGACCTATCTCAGCGTTATCTTGCAACAAACCCAACGTCTAAATGAAATCGTAGACCAAATGTTAACCTATGCCAAGCTTGAATCTCAGCCTCTTCAAAAAACGTCTCTTCAGCTAAGTGAATGTTGGAATCAAAGCGTGATGGCGTTAACACCGATGATGAAAAAAGAGCAGCTCTTATTATTAGAAGCCAAAACAGATCACCCCTTACCCGCTATTGAAGCTGATCCAGCACTTATTAAACGTGTTTTTGATAATCTTCTAACCAATAGTATTAAATACACAACCGATAAGGAAATCCAAGTAACTTGGCGAGAAACCGCTACATTGATTGAATTTTCTATTAGCAATCAAACAAACTTACCGACTGGATTCGATGTAGATAAACTTTGGGAAGCTTTTTACGTTTATGAAAAGTCTCGAAACAAAGATTTATCAGGAACGGGATTAGGGTTGCCAATTGTGAAATCAATTATGGAGGAACACGGCTTCAGCATTGAGGCAAAATTAGTTCATCATTTGTTAGTCTTTACGTTGACTTTTCATAAAAATGAAACAAAAAACCGTTAA
- a CDS encoding DUF3958 family protein yields the protein MEPQSTIDELQKQLRNITEDRYQTETDLRKLEQNTGDVQSIFQRVQHLFNELHETWREGEMSGQIANL from the coding sequence TTGGAACCACAGTCAACGATTGACGAGTTGCAAAAACAATTAAGAAATATCACGGAAGACCGCTATCAAACAGAAACGGATCTCCGTAAGTTAGAACAGAACACAGGGGACGTTCAGAGTATTTTTCAAAGAGTCCAACACCTTTTTAATGAACTGCATGAGACTTGGAGAGAAGGAGAAATGAGCGGTCAAATCGCAAACTTGCA
- a CDS encoding TIGR04197 family type VII secretion effector, with translation MGVIKSDFNQARSLATELFNATQTFSQPSSISKASATTVLGNQKSGLTSDQTSSLLTSFLGALQRDSQNIQSIATDFEATDQTLAKSLFSIN, from the coding sequence ATGGGAGTAATAAAAAGTGATTTCAATCAAGCTCGTTCTCTAGCTACCGAACTTTTCAACGCTACACAGACGTTCTCTCAACCTAGTTCAATCTCAAAAGCTTCCGCTACAACGGTATTAGGAAACCAAAAATCTGGTCTTACTAGTGATCAAACAAGCTCATTGTTAACGAGCTTTTTAGGTGCCTTACAGCGTGATAGCCAAAATATCCAAAGTATCGCGACGGATTTTGAAGCAACGGATCAAACACTAGCAAAATCCTTATTTAGCATAAACTAA
- a CDS encoding response regulator transcription factor, with the protein MNILIADDSLEIVHIVRAYLKKDGFTVFTASNGEEALDIFYQEKIDLAIVDWMMPKLDGIEVTKTIKAESPVKVLMLTAKNTGADEFLSLTNGADDYITKPFHPQVLMLRIKKLLGLAQTIFIQDLMIDPTNMKVWKKDDSIDLTKKEFELLMMLFKNRGTILTREQLLIGVWGMEYDGVERTVDTHIRRLREKVGTSIVHTKRGVGYTIENEL; encoded by the coding sequence ATGAATATTTTAATTGCCGACGATAGTCTAGAAATTGTCCATATTGTTCGTGCTTATTTAAAAAAAGACGGATTTACTGTATTTACAGCATCCAACGGGGAAGAAGCCCTAGATATTTTTTATCAAGAAAAAATTGATTTAGCTATTGTTGATTGGATGATGCCTAAACTCGACGGGATTGAGGTTACTAAAACAATCAAAGCAGAAAGTCCCGTGAAGGTGCTGATGTTGACTGCAAAAAATACCGGGGCTGACGAGTTTCTTTCATTAACAAACGGCGCCGATGACTACATCACGAAGCCTTTCCATCCGCAAGTCTTAATGTTGCGCATCAAAAAGTTATTAGGTTTGGCTCAAACCATTTTCATTCAAGATTTGATGATTGACCCTACCAATATGAAAGTTTGGAAAAAGGATGACTCCATCGATTTAACGAAAAAAGAATTTGAATTATTAATGATGCTTTTTAAAAATCGTGGCACTATTTTAACTAGAGAACAATTGTTAATTGGCGTGTGGGGAATGGAATATGATGGCGTTGAACGAACAGTCGATACTCACATCAGACGACTCCGGGAAAAAGTCGGAACCTCTATCGTCCATACAAAACGAGGAGTGGGATATACCATTGAAAATGAACTTTAA
- a CDS encoding heavy metal-binding domain-containing protein — translation MLITTTEAIPGKEYEVIGEVFGLTTQSKNVFKNIGANLKNIVGGEIKAYTEMLEESREKAIERLKQNAKDMGADAVVMMRFDSGSIGTDMQSVAAYGTAVKYK, via the coding sequence ATGCTAATAACAACTACTGAAGCGATACCAGGAAAAGAATATGAAGTGATTGGAGAAGTTTTTGGACTAACCACACAATCCAAAAATGTCTTCAAAAATATTGGTGCTAATTTGAAAAACATTGTGGGTGGTGAAATAAAAGCCTACACGGAAATGTTGGAAGAATCTCGTGAAAAAGCGATTGAACGCTTGAAACAAAATGCTAAGGACATGGGAGCAGACGCCGTTGTGATGATGCGCTTTGATTCCGGTTCGATTGGAACAGATATGCAGTCCGTTGCAGCATATGGAACAGCCGTAAAATACAAATAA
- a CDS encoding LCP family protein, with translation MSKQTTIQKRRRHFLLGGIILLAIGLTSFAVYGATLLTETKQVIDGSFQPLKRDDGIKKSLSKKDPFSVLLMGIDDTSERNLGSARTDALIYLTINPKNHTVDMVSIPRDTYTTIKTKQTTYQTRINAAYAYGQEEITVPTVEKLLNAPVDYYATFNFNSFLEIVDQLGGIEVDVPVTFTDTNTLGNGEIHLKKGKQHLTGEEALALARTRHIDNDVKRGERQQLVLEAIAKKAMDTGSIKQYSSVLAVIGKNMKTDLTFNDILDLGKTALGKPYTFTSYVFDWGDVTIDEASMVELFPDSLDFISHRLRVSLKLDDADQRDKKEYQFTSTKESQYN, from the coding sequence ATGAGCAAACAAACAACTATCCAAAAAAGACGTCGTCACTTTTTACTAGGCGGTATTATCCTTTTAGCAATTGGGCTAACGAGTTTTGCGGTTTATGGCGCTACATTATTAACTGAAACAAAACAGGTTATTGATGGTTCTTTTCAGCCCTTAAAAAGAGATGACGGAATTAAAAAATCGCTTTCAAAGAAAGATCCATTCTCTGTTTTACTGATGGGAATTGATGATACGAGTGAACGTAATTTAGGCAGTGCTCGGACAGACGCTCTAATTTATTTGACTATAAATCCTAAAAATCATACGGTTGATATGGTCAGTATTCCTCGTGATACCTATACAACAATAAAAACAAAGCAAACTACTTATCAAACAAGAATCAACGCTGCCTACGCTTATGGACAAGAGGAAATCACGGTTCCAACAGTGGAGAAGCTGTTAAATGCTCCCGTTGATTATTATGCTACCTTCAATTTTAATTCATTTCTTGAAATCGTTGATCAATTGGGCGGTATTGAGGTTGATGTTCCCGTTACTTTCACGGATACCAATACTCTTGGAAATGGTGAAATTCACTTAAAAAAAGGAAAGCAACATTTGACTGGTGAAGAGGCATTAGCACTGGCAAGAACTAGACATATTGATAATGACGTCAAGCGTGGCGAACGCCAGCAACTTGTTCTTGAAGCGATTGCAAAGAAAGCTATGGACACTGGTTCAATCAAGCAATATTCAAGTGTTTTAGCCGTCATTGGTAAAAATATGAAAACTGATTTAACATTTAATGACATTCTTGATTTAGGAAAAACCGCTTTGGGAAAACCTTATACATTTACTTCTTATGTCTTTGACTGGGGAGATGTTACAATTGATGAGGCAAGTATGGTGGAATTATTTCCAGACAGTCTTGATTTTATCAGCCATCGTTTGAGAGTTTCTTTAAAATTAGATGATGCTGATCAACGTGATAAAAAAGAGTATCAGTTTACAAGTACTAAGGAAAGCCAGTATAATTAA
- a CDS encoding glycoside hydrolase family 73 protein — protein sequence MAPLTIAKKTFLPILFLMLALSFWFFSVTNISQNKTLPIEQPDNSTAYQQKFIDEIVLEAQALQQQTNLFASITIAQAILESDWGRSDLAVDSHNLFGIKGSFNDQSSTLPTDEFENGERITIEASFKKYDTIQESMVDHIDFLKGGTYDAIKTSTDYKEAAYALQNGGYATDPQYAEKLIELIEQFHLNKYDQQGSLS from the coding sequence ATGGCACCTTTAACTATTGCGAAAAAAACATTCTTACCTATTTTATTTCTTATGCTGGCTTTATCTTTCTGGTTCTTTTCAGTGACGAATATTTCGCAAAATAAGACATTACCGATAGAACAGCCTGACAATTCAACAGCTTATCAACAAAAATTCATTGATGAAATAGTTTTGGAAGCCCAAGCTCTTCAACAACAAACAAACTTATTTGCAAGTATTACAATTGCTCAAGCAATTTTAGAATCTGACTGGGGACGAAGTGATTTGGCAGTTGATTCTCATAATCTCTTTGGGATTAAAGGAAGTTTCAACGATCAATCTAGTACCCTGCCAACGGATGAATTTGAAAATGGAGAACGTATTACAATTGAGGCTAGCTTTAAAAAATATGACACTATCCAAGAATCAATGGTTGATCACATCGACTTTCTAAAAGGTGGAACGTATGACGCCATCAAAACTAGTACCGATTATAAAGAAGCTGCTTATGCCTTACAAAATGGAGGGTATGCTACAGATCCTCAATACGCAGAAAAATTAATCGAATTGATTGAACAGTTTCATTTAAATAAATACGATCAACAAGGGAGTTTATCATGA